The stretch of DNA TGACATTCTATATAGAAAAacagtttgcagaacatgtgaACCGCGAtaattatattgggttggggaaaaagaaatgtatatggcaacacttaaacacatcttgtgttatacttatcgcatcgggtcatactatacggctatttaaagacgacaatctgtgctacaagtgtcgttttgacagtgttgtgattgtccttttcagtctcaagttatagcgcgtcaaaaaaGGAGTCCACCAAACaataaattcgccatattttacggttttactacctgcgaggtaaaactgcaacgaaggcggccgaaaaaattcgtgtagtttatggacccgatactgtaacgattcgcacatcacagcgttggtttgatcaatTTCGTTCTGGAAGATACTGTATGTCTTCGAtatggctgtcgaagatacaccccgtactggtaggccaatcgtcgtggaaaccgataaaatcgttgaaatcatcgaaatagaccggcatgtgagcactcgcttgattggccaggaactgggtatagaccataaaaccgtttggaaccatttgcagaagattggattccaaaaaaagctggatgtatgggtgccacacgagttgacgcaaaaaaatcttttagaccgaatcaacgcctgcgatgcactgctgaaacggaacgaactcgacccatttttgaagaaaatggtaactagtgatgaaaagtggatcacgtacgacaacctaaagcgaaaaaagtcgtggtcgaagcgtgaTAAGCCGGCCAAAACCATcgtcaagcccggattgacggccaggaaggttttgatgtgtgtttggtgggattggaagggaatcatccactatgagctatGAGCTATGAGCACTCAACTATGGCCAgcccctcaactcggttctctactgtgagcagcttgaccgtttgaagcaggcgattgatcagaagcggccagaaatgattaaTAGAAATGGTGTTATATTCCACCAGGaaaacgctcggcctcacatatctttgatgacccgccagaagctacgggagctcggatgggatgtcctattgcactcaccgtatagtccggacctggcttcaagtgattatcatctcttccggtccatgcaaaacgctcttgctgatactaagttggcctcaaaagaggcttgcgaaaactggacGAGGACATAAGAGGACAAACTTTCATAAAGGCTTCGGTTTTtgtaaatacacgttcttgtaaattgtacatcttgtcactaaaaaccatccgatcagactgaccGAGTAGCCGAaaattatcgtcccgaagtggggaatgcagtgttaccatcgacggagcgaaaacaaaatttataaggagctattcgatttttttgcgtgagcgtttaatctgaaagaccctgtagtttgctttcgaagcagggaggcgatctggcgtagtggtaacatccatgcctctcacgctaaaggtcacgagttcaattctcactcccgacattcttccaaaaatggaagtaaaaagtgacgaaccagccaaatgagttgaaaatcactataatacagataaaaaaaaaaaaaaaaaaaaaatgctttcgaagcagtttttgacctattgaaacaaattgttggagtcaataagtaacaaacatcatTTGTAGATCATTTAaccttcgaatgaagtgattttcATGTAGCTTCGTTCAGCGCTCAAAGCCGGGTATTCCGAAcgaaacgctctcgttttcgaaactttgaacttacatcttgtggctgcagggtatcgtgctgattacgctggaggaaagatcctctctggagccaccaaatgtggctgcagTTCGAGATCGTGCTGATGACACGAAGGGAAAGCCCTTTACTGGACGCTATGTGGTAGGCCAGATCACGTAGAGCGCATAACGAGTATGCGCCTACTGGTGCGATCCGGTAGTACCGCGTCACTTGGGAGTTTGGCCGGGCGGAGCCAAGGGAAGGAAAAGGGAGAGGAAGGGTGGTTGGAATTTCGGATCTTTGGAGGAGGGGTGTTCAATACTTACCAGCGCTTGTTGCGCTGGGATCTGCCGGCGGTGATGTCCAGGGTgctcccgatggtgtccaggatGCTCGGGCGATGTCCAGGGTTGTGATACGTTTATGACAAAAAAAGAGGGGTTCGGTACTTCGCCACGACGCTCCTACGTCCGTGGTATGGTTGAGAGTGTCCAGTTGAGAGTGCGTTTATTCTGTTCAAGTTTTCTCTTATATACAGACATTGCCTTCTTATCTACCCCAGAAGGGCGTAGCATAAGAGAGAgaaaattacaattatttattctaagccagacgggcgaacgagggatgattattaacacgctcgcaggcgtgttatcttttcctctccgttttattacttattgtcctagctcggagataggctccgtttatagcacccatagtgctctctttttgggatttctcccgtccttcggtatttacgatcggagataggctctgatcgtaaacacattacgtcgttttgcttatttttgttttgttctccttcccggcgggttatcgctggccggaggagttttatgatatttaggttttcagctagcaataatcgcacttcggaaAAACCTCATTAGTTACGATAAAGCCACTGCGCAAGCTATTCTGTGTATTTAGGATAGAGCGCGATCTAAGCATCCGCTCTATCGTTCTCGCCATGAATCACGCTCTAAAGGCATGATCCGTGCGGCGACATACCGGCCCTCGTAAATCGCGTAAGGCAGATTTACCAATTGAGCTACGCCGCATctgtttctaataattttttcttctatgCTTCTGATGCTGTATCTTTTATTACTGTATAATTCGCAATTGTTTCATCTTATATTCTCTTTTCAATATTATGTTTTTCTTACATTCAATTTCCTAACCTGAAGTTATACAATGCAATTCGTTTGCTATGAGCGGATGACTTCCGTTTATTCTTCATACATGGTTTGTTATAAATTCGTTCGATTCGTTACAATCTATTGGCCACTCTGCCTTCAGATTCATCTTTGCTATTTCAAATGCAAATCAATTtattcctattctgtgtttaaTCATTTATAGGTTTGTGCTACACTTCATTCGTCTTTATTACGAATCATTCATATAATATCATTCCCTAGCCTTAAGCTATATAATTTAATCCGTTATTGTTAAATACTACGACGGGTTAAAGCTTCTTCTGTAGTTTAGGTTTTATTGGGATAAAGGTTCCTGTTTTACGCCTTTTCTTCGTGGTGACGTTGACTTTCCTGGCTAATTCCTGAATTCGGTCGATGTCCAGAGATCTCCTTTTCCCGAAATTGACGGATGCGTCGGCGAGTATCTGCTGTCTTTTACTAACACGTCTGGTGTTTGATGCATGCGCTGTCGGTTCTGGTATTGTTCGTCGATCCTTGATACGAAGGCGTTCCTTAAGTGCCAAATCGTCTGTGGATTCTTGCGCGTCCAGATCCTTAGGTTCCAGGTCCAATTTGGCGACTTTTACTACCGGGCGTGTGAAGTCTCCCTGTATTGTGTTGATCTTAACAGATCGTACCCTGTTATCTTTTCCGGTGAATACCTCTGTAACCCGACCCTTGAGCCACCTTCCGGTTATCTTATTGTCGAGGGCGGTCACGACGATGTCGTCTACCTTCAATGGAATAACGTCCTTGGTCCATTTTGACCTTTTGATTTGAGTTGGTAGGTACTCATTTTTCCATCTATCCCAAAAATACTTCGCAGCTTGTTGGATTTTTACGTAAGTTTTTGCGGTGTACGGCGACGGTTCTATGTCATATGGGGGCGTACTTTCGCCCGGCCGGCCCAGTAGGAAGTGGAACGGCGTTAGGGGACCTTCTTCTGTCTCGTTGATCGGAATATCGGTGAGAGGTCTCGAATTTAGGATAAATTCAGCTCGTATTAAAGCTGATCTCAACACCTCAGGTGAGGGTCTGTTCACCCAATATGTAAGCATGTGTTTTAATGCGTTCTTAATAATTCCGATAAGTCTTTCCCATGCTCCACCAAAGTGTGGTGCATTGGGTGGATTGAACGTCCATTTAATTTTGAGTTTCGCGGCTTCGAGTGGTCCCAGTTTGACGTTAATTTTATCCAGCTGAATTTTCATTTCTTTCTCGGCGCCTACGAAGTTCGTCCCGTTGTCGCTGTACAAGTGTGTTACTTGTCCCCTTCTGCTGGTGAAATCCTGGAAGCAGCGGATGAAGCAGTCTGAGTCTAGCTTCTCGACCATTTCTATATGCACTGCTCTGGAGGCCAAACAAGTGAAGATTACACCCCACCGTTTTTCGATGGATTTCCTCCGTATAGCTACTTCATATGGGCCAAAATAGTCCACACCGCAATGCGTAAAGGTTGGTAGATGTGGTGTTATTCGGCTGTCTGGGAGGGGCGCCATCTCTGGTGCCTGAGGTTGGGCTCGTTGGTTCGCGCATTGTTGGCATTTCTTAAGAACGTTATTTAGTACACCTCTAAGGCGCGTTATATGGTACCTTTCTTGTAGTACGCCCATGACTACGTTGAACGCTGTGTGATGATACCGCTCGTGCGCGTCCCGCACCAGTAGCTGTGTAATTCTATGGGTGGGCGGTAAGATAATCGGTTTCCTCATGGTTTCAAGTAACTCGGAGCCGTAGACTAAACGGCTTCTGGACCTTATTACGCCGTAATCGTCGAGATATGGCATTAGCGGTGCTAATTTACTAGTTTGAGGAATAAGGCGTCCTCTCAGAAGGCATGCCATTTCGTCAGGAAATGAATCCCATTGCGCCTTTCGATATAAGGCGTTTTCGACCGATGTTCTGTCCTCAACAGTTATCCAGGACGAAGGTAGAGGGCGTCCTAATTTTTTAAACCAATATTTCTCGGCTACTCTATTCAGTATACATAGGTGAGACAGTAATCTCCACCATGAGCTATAATAGTTTTCACGGAAGAACCAATGCGTGACGGGATTGGTATGCAAGAGTATGAAATTTCTTATCTCCTCATTGGTTCGTTTCCGTGTCATTTGTTGGGGCCACATTTTCTCAGGGTCGTTCAAAAACTGTGGTCCACTTAACCAGTTTGTATTTCCTGACGAGGGTTTAGTAGCGGCGTCTGCTGGATTTAGTTTCGTGGGCACGTATCTCCACTGGTCCGTAGTCGTTGAGCTTAATATTTCTCCAACCCTGTGAGCTACGAATACCTTGTAATCTCTATGATTGGATTGAATCCACGATAATACTGTCTGGGAGTCGCTCCACAGAACGCTTCGATTTATTGATATTCTTAGCTCACGTTTGACCGTGTCGAGCAATCTTGTTCCTAGGACCGCAGCCTGTAGTTCGAGACGAGGTATAGAGAGTGCCTTTATGGGAGCGACGCGTGACTTAGCCGTTAGCAGACTGATTTTGGTGCTAGTGCCTACACTTTTTATATATACACAGGCACTGTATGCGAGCTCAGAAGCGTCGACAAAAACATGAAGCTCGGTATGTACTGCGTTGTCTACCTGGACGTACCTAGGAATGCTTATATTTTCTGCCTGTTTTAGTTTCTCTAACCAAGAGTTCCACGCAGGAAGTCGTGTGTGGGGAATTTCCTCGTCCCAATTAGTGGTGGTTTTGTGTACCTCTTGTAGTATTGTTTTCCCTTGTATGGTAATGTGAGCGATCAGTCCGAGAGGATCGTAAACACTCAATACAAATGCCATTACTTCGCGCCATGTGGGCCGTCTTAGATTTTGCAACACTTCTGCTTCCAATTTATTCATGTTTACCATGTATCCTATGGTGTCGGTGTTCGTGTTCCAGTACACTCCAAGCACCTTTTCTGTTTGGTCGTCTTTTCCATTAAAGAGTTTTACTTCACTTGTCAAAACCCTATCGGACGGCAATCCTCGTAGCagcgtgttgctgttagaaatgaAGTTCCTTATGTGGAATCCACCCCTTTCATGAATTGATATGACTTCGTTTATCACCTTTATCGCGGTTGCAGTGTTGTCGAAACTCTCAACGCAATCGTCAACGTAATGTTGGTTAGTTATAACATACGCTGCCTCTGGATAGCGTTCTTGAAAATCATCTGCATTCGAATTTTTCGCTGCTTGAGCACAGGACGGAGAACACGTGGAGCCGAAGGTCATTACTTGCATAAGATATATGTCGGGATCTCGATTGGTCTCACAATTTCTCCATAGAAACCTTTGAGCATGCTGGTCTTCGGGCCGTATTCTCACTTGGTGGAACATTTCTTTAATATCTCCACAtatagcgatttttttttctctaaagcGTAGAAGTATCCCGTATAAGGATGTCGTGGCATCCGGCCCTGATAGTAATGCAGAGTTTAATGACACACCTTGCGTCTTTGCGGCAGCGTCGAAAACTAATCGATGCTTAGGAGGATTCTTATTTTTATTCGTAACTATAAAGTGCGGCAAATAATATATTGTTTGTCGTGGTTCCGCTAGCTCTGCTTGCGACAGCTTTCTTATATATCCCTTACTAAGATAGTCGTTGAATGTATTAATTGCCCATTCTTTCGTTTGCTTGTTTCTCTCTAGCGATTTCTCCATTGTTCGTAGTCTATTGAATGCATTGGCATAACTATCTGGGAAAGAGAATTGATCGTCCTTCCATAGTAGTCCAACTTCGTATCTGCCTTCCTTCCGTTTTAGTGTTTCAATTAGAATTTGTTTGGAACGCTTCTTCTCCTTCCCTTCCGGAAGTTCCTCTACGATCTTGACTCCAAAATCTTCAGTGGAGAGATAATTTTTTAACATATTTCTTAGGATTTCATCGTGATGTAATAATACATGTTCGTTCTGACTGCTTGAACCTGTGGTTCCGAATATAAACCATCCAAGCTTACTTCGGATAGCTATTGGTTCCCTGGTTCCTCCCTTCCTTGTTTCCATCGCGGTGAGTAAGTGGCTTTGATTTAGCCCTATGAGAATTGTTGGCTTTGCAAGCTCATAGTCTTCTATTGGAAGGTCTTTCAAGTGAGGATATTTCGTAGCCATTGCCTTGTAGTCCAGTGTTTGAGTCGGCAGTTGTAGGTTCTTAATGGTTCTTACACCGTCAAGTCGATACGACTTTCTGGAAGACCCTTGAATGCGAACTCGGACTATTCTGCTGTTAATTTCGTTTCGAGACACGTCCTGTGTCCATTTCAGTTGAAGGGGTTCTTCTCTTCCGTGAAGGTCTAAGGAGTTTGCCATTTCCTCATCCAGCAATGTCAGGGAGGACCCTGTGTCCAGGAAGGCATATGTATCAATTGAATGGCTTCCATTCTGAAGTGTTACCGGAATGACTTGATAGTA from Toxorhynchites rutilus septentrionalis strain SRP chromosome 3, ASM2978413v1, whole genome shotgun sequence encodes:
- the LOC129774954 gene encoding uncharacterized protein LOC129774954, giving the protein MTSSFTKSSRPCCEACGKKIEPDNLVQCRKCKRNYHYSCAGHTPTEEETYLICLLCSPTKTNESEGKAQALAAPHPSTKTREQKQIEDLTSLVTQLTEMHVSERNNMLNLRGEIATLQASFNTLVVGTTTIATQQQTELPCSPAQAQSTEPLINISGQHRDRATMQTPLPLRSGPSIGWEQSAMMPAPQHGDFTILMKRQALTPLPKFSGSPKDWAKFKRIYEVSTRECAFSNHENLSRLEAALEGRAARSVQQLFINSENVPSIIERLEENFGNPKFIYEELLHDLQKLKRESRSIIIEMSDALENMVANMTIINQRGYLLDARLIEDLVKRLPYNLQIEWTRHRMMTGDAPSLEEMSNWLKPHAKIMRNMASPLPSTVRSQIHVHQEMPRMKCPVCSNIHKIFDCTEFKKSNIQKRCRLAVQCKICFGCLGTGHMVKDCRRSRRCGLSGCNKHHHRMLHSNPDMEPTPRNTSATVPLEANCHIHKSLANEKYYQVIPVTLQNGSHSIDTYAFLDTGSSLTLLDEEMANSLDLHGREEPLQLKWTQDVSRNEINSRIVRVRIQGSSRKSYRLDGVRTIKNLQLPTQTLDYKAMATKYPHLKDLPIEDYELAKPTILIGLNQSHLLTAMETRKGGTREPIAIRSKLGWFIFGTTGSSSQNEHVLLHHDEILRNMLKNYLSTEDFGVKIVEELPEGKEKKRSKQILIETLKRKEGRYEVGLLWKDDQFSFPDSYANAFNRLRTMEKSLERNKQTKEWAINTFNDYLSKGYIRKLSQAELAEPRQTIYYLPHFIVTNKNKNPPKHRLVFDAAAKTQGVSLNSALLSGPDATTSLYGILLRFREKKIAICGDIKEMFHQVRIRPEDQHAQRFLWRNCETNRDPDIYLMQVMTFGSTCSPSCAQAAKNSNADDFQERYPEAAYVITNQHYVDDCVESFDNTATAIKVINEVISIHERGGFHIRNFISNSNTLLRGLPSDRVLTSEVKLFNGKDDQTEKVLGVYWNTNTDTIGYMVNMNKLEAEVLQNLRRPTWREVMAFVLSVYDPLGLIAHITIQGKTILQEVHKTTTNWDEEIPHTRLPAWNSWLEKLKQAENISIPRYVQVDNAVHTELHVFVDASELAYSACVYIKSVGTSTKISLLTAKSRVAPIKALSIPRLELQAAVLGTRLLDTVKRELRISINRSVLWSDSQTVLSWIQSNHRDYKVFVAHRVGEILSSTTTDQWRYVPTKLNPADAATKPSSGNTNWLSGPQFLNDPEKMWPQQMTRKRTNEEIRNFILLHTNPVTHWFFRENYYSSWWRLLSHLCILNRVAEKYWFKKLGRPLPSSWITVEDRTSVENALYRKAQWDSFPDEMACLLRGRLIPQTSKLAPLMPYLDDYGVIRSRSRLVYGSELLETMRKPIILPPTHRITQLLVRDAHERYHHTAFNVVMGVLQERYHITRLRGVLNNVLKKCQQCANQRAQPQAPEMAPLPDSRITPHLPTFTHCGVDYFGPYEVAIRRKSIEKRWGVIFTCLASRAVHIEMVEKLDSDCFIRCFQDFTSRRGQVTHLYSDNGTNFVGAEKEMKIQLDKINVKLGPLEAAKLKIKWTFNPPNAPHFGGAWERLIGIIKNALKHMLTYWVNRPSPEVLRSALIRAEFILNSRPLTDIPINETEEGPLTPFHFLLGRPGESTPPYDIEPSPYTAKTYVKIQQAAKYFWDRWKNEYLPTQIKRSKWTKDVIPLKVDDIVVTALDNKITGRWLKGRVTEVFTGKDNRVRSVKINTIQGDFTRPVVKVAKLDLEPKDLDAQESTDDLALKERLRIKDRRTIPEPTAHASNTRRVSKRQQILADASVNFGKRRSLDIDRIQELARKVNVTTKKRRKTGTFIPIKPKLQKKL